Below is a window of Janthinobacterium lividum DNA.
GGAAGCCATCGTGGAAAACCTCGACGTCAAGCGCGGCCTGTTCGCCGAGCTCGAAGCGCTGGTCAGTGACGACTGCATCCTGGCGACGAACACCTCGTCGATTTCCGTCACGGCCATCGCCGCCAAGCTGCGCCGCCCTGAACGCCTGGTCGGCATGCACTTCTTTAATCCCGTGCCCCTGATGGCGTTGGTCGAAGTGATCAGTGGCCTGGCCACCAGCGAGCAAGTGGCCGACACCGTCTACGCTACCTCTATCGCCTGGGGCAAGAACCCCGTGCATGCTAAATCGACGCCCGGCTTCATCGTCAACCGCGTCGCGCGTCCGTTTTATGCGGAAGGCTGGCGCCTGTTGAACGAACAGGCGGGCGATGCCGCCACCATCGACGCCGTGCTGCGCGAAGCGGGCGGTTTCCGCATGGGGCCCTTCGAGCTGATGGACCTGATTGGCCACGACGTGAATTTCTCCGTCACGCAATCCGTGTTCGGCGCCTATTTCAACGACCCGCGCTTCACGCCGTCCGTGCTGCAGCAGGAAATGGTCAACGCCGGTTTCCTCGGCCGCAAATCGGGCCGTGGCTTTTACCTGTACGGCGAAGGCGCCGCTACCCCCGTGGCGCAGGCGGAAGGCGCGCAGCCGAAACCGGAATTCGTCGCCCTGTCGGCCGCCATCGGCGGCGATGGCCGTGGCCACAGCGGCATCATTCGCAGCCTGGTACAACGCCTGGAGCAGGCCGGCATCACTGTCAGCCGCCGTGTGACGCAGGAAGGCCAGGCGCACGACGAGGCGCCCGCCCTGCATTGCCATGGCGCTGCGATTTATCTGACCGACGGCCGTAGCGCTACCCAGCGCGCGCACGACAACCAGCATCCGGACACGGTGCTGTTCGACCTGGCGCTCGATTACGCCGGAGCCAAGCGCATCGCCGTGGCCCGTGCCGACCAGTGCAGCGGCGCCGCCTATGCGGCCGTCGTCGGCCTGTTCCAGGCTGCCGGTTTCATCGTCACGCGCCTGGACGACGTGCCTGGCCTGGCCGTCATGCGCACGGTCGCCATGCTGGCAAACGAGGCGGCCGACGCCGTCAACCAGGGTGTGTGCACGGTGGCCGCCGTCGATATCGCGATGCAGAAGGGAGTCAACTATCCGCGCGGACCGCTGGCCTGGGCCGATGCGGTAGGCGTTCAACACATCGTGGCCGTGCTGCACCACCTGGCGCAAGGCTATGGCGAAGACCGCTACAGAGTCTCGCCGCTGCTGCGCCGCAAACTCGCCAATGGAGCACAGTTTCATGCATAAAGTAGAGCATATCCACGCCGCCCAGGCCCTGGCCGAAGCGGCCGCCGCCTCCATGCTGTCGCGCGACAACGCCACCGCTGCCATGGGCATCGCCCTGGCCGAAGTGGGCCCCGGCCATGCGCGCATGACGATGACGGTGCGAGCCGACATGCTCAATGGCCACCAGACCTGCCATGGCGGTTTCATCTTCGCCCTGGCCGACAGTGCCTTCGCGTTTGCCTGCAACAGCTACAACATGAACACGGTCGGCGCCGGCTGCACCATCGATTACCTGGCGCCGGGCCGCGAGGGCGACGTGCTGACGGCGCACGCCGTCGAACAGGCGCTGGCCGGCAAGAGCGGCGTCTACGACGTCAAGGTCAGCAACCAGGAAGGACGCGCCATCGCGC
It encodes the following:
- the paaH gene encoding 3-hydroxyacyl-CoA dehydrogenase PaaH, with amino-acid sequence MAALDNNSIVAVIGSGAMGAGIAQVAAAAGYRVKLYDTRAEAVSKALADIGKMYAKLAEKGRMTFDEATAATARLQAAGSLAEVSDASLVVEAIVENLDVKRGLFAELEALVSDDCILATNTSSISVTAIAAKLRRPERLVGMHFFNPVPLMALVEVISGLATSEQVADTVYATSIAWGKNPVHAKSTPGFIVNRVARPFYAEGWRLLNEQAGDAATIDAVLREAGGFRMGPFELMDLIGHDVNFSVTQSVFGAYFNDPRFTPSVLQQEMVNAGFLGRKSGRGFYLYGEGAATPVAQAEGAQPKPEFVALSAAIGGDGRGHSGIIRSLVQRLEQAGITVSRRVTQEGQAHDEAPALHCHGAAIYLTDGRSATQRAHDNQHPDTVLFDLALDYAGAKRIAVARADQCSGAAYAAVVGLFQAAGFIVTRLDDVPGLAVMRTVAMLANEAADAVNQGVCTVAAVDIAMQKGVNYPRGPLAWADAVGVQHIVAVLHHLAQGYGEDRYRVSPLLRRKLANGAQFHA
- the paaI gene encoding hydroxyphenylacetyl-CoA thioesterase PaaI; the encoded protein is MHKVEHIHAAQALAEAAAASMLSRDNATAAMGIALAEVGPGHARMTMTVRADMLNGHQTCHGGFIFALADSAFAFACNSYNMNTVGAGCTIDYLAPGREGDVLTAHAVEQALAGKSGVYDVKVSNQEGRAIALFRGKSIRVAGEVISG